The sequence below is a genomic window from Draconibacterium halophilum.
GGATTATCCTGATGAATTTCCAGGAGATACTCCGACAATAAATTCCCCAGCGAACGGCCAACACTAGCCACCTCCAGGCTGTGGGTGAGGCGGTTGTGCACAAAAATATGTTCGGGCAGCGGAAAAACCTGTGTTTTATTCTGCATCCGGCGAAATGGCGACGAGAAAATAATCCGGTCGTAATCGCGCTGAAACTGCGTGCGGTCTTCGTTTGTTACCGGGCCTAAAGTGCCTTTACTGCCTAGTCGTTTTGGCGAAAGAAGTGTGTTCCATTCCATAGTCTCAAAAATTCTTGCACGAATGTATAAGAAATTCTTGAACTCTCCTTAATCCAACCAGAACGACGGAGTGAAAAGTACCAGTACCGAATAGATTTCCAAACGGCCGATTACCATTAGCGCTGTTAAGAAATATTTGGCTCCGGCCGGTAAATGCAGGAAGTTGCTCACCGGACCAACACTTCCAAATCCCGGACCAATACCAGCCATGCTTGTTGCCACTGCACCAAACGAGGTTTTCAGGTCGTTGGTCCAAAGCATCATTATCATCGTCCCGACAATAAGTATGAGGTAATAAAAAACCACAAAAGTAAATACCCGATTGATAAGCTCGGGGCGCACCACATTTTTGTTATAGTGAACCACACGCACCACCGTGCTTGACGAAAAATACTCTTTGTAAAGGGTTCGTATTCGTTTAAAAACAACGAGATGGCGGATTACTTTTACACCGCCGCCGGTTGATCCGGAGGATGCCCCGATCAACATTAGCATAGCAATAATTCCTATCGATTGTAAAGGCCATTGTAAATAATCGGAAGTGGCAAAACCGGTTGCAGTTAAAATGGAAACCACCTGGAAAAATGCATGACGGAAGGCCGGCTCAAAACCCATTTCGTGGTGCTGAAAGAACAGCGAAAAGGTGATGATCGATCCGGCGGCCAAAATTATTTTTAAATACAACCGGAGTTCCTCATTTTTAAAAGCGGTTTTAAAATCGCCACGCAACCAAAAAACATGCACAATAAAATTGATCCCTGAAAGCAGCATAAAAAAGGTAACCGTGTATTGTATAAACGGCGAGAAACCGGCCAGACTATCGTTTTTTGTAGAGAATCCGCCGGTGGCTATGGTAGCAAACGAGTGACAAATGGCATCGAACAACGACATGCCGCCAATCCACAAAATAATAGTTTCGGCAAAGGTTAGCCCCATGTAAATTAACCATAATTGTCGGGCCACTTTGCGTATTCGTGTCGATACCTTTTCGGTGGCTACGCTCGATACCTCGGAGTAA
It includes:
- a CDS encoding TrkH family potassium uptake protein, whose translation is MNLLTKKQRQVEPSLRESFIIVTLAWVVMALVGTLPYLLTGSIPNFTNAFFESISGFTTTGSSILADIEALPKSVLFWRAETHWIGGMGIIVLVVAIMPFLKINGIYLFYSEVSSVATEKVSTRIRKVARQLWLIYMGLTFAETIILWIGGMSLFDAICHSFATIATGGFSTKNDSLAGFSPFIQYTVTFFMLLSGINFIVHVFWLRGDFKTAFKNEELRLYLKIILAAGSIITFSLFFQHHEMGFEPAFRHAFFQVVSILTATGFATSDYLQWPLQSIGIIAMLMLIGASSGSTGGGVKVIRHLVVFKRIRTLYKEYFSSSTVVRVVHYNKNVVRPELINRVFTFVVFYYLILIVGTMIMMLWTNDLKTSFGAVATSMAGIGPGFGSVGPVSNFLHLPAGAKYFLTALMVIGRLEIYSVLVLFTPSFWLD